DNA from Streptomyces luteogriseus:
CGCACCGGCTGGGTGCGGCGGCAGGCGATGCCCCTGAAGGACATACCCGAGGACGTCCGCGGGGCCGTGCTGGCGGCGGAGAACGCGAGCTTCTACAGCGACCCCGGCATATCCTTCAGCGGCCTCACCCGCGCCGTGTGGCGCACCCTCGGCCAGGGGGATACCCAGGGCGGCTCCACCATCACCCAGCAGTACGTCAAGAACGTCTACCTCAACCAGGACCGCTCGGTGGGCCGCAAGTTCACCGAGGCGATGCTCGCCCTCAAGCTCGACAACGAGATGAGCAAGGACGACATCCTCGAGGGCTACCTCAACACCAGCTGGTTCGGCCGCGGCACCTACGGCATCCAGCGGGCCGCCCAGGCCTACTACGGCAAGGACGTCGGCGAACTCGACGCAGGCGAGGCCGCCTTCCTCGCCTCCCTCCTCAAGGGCGCCGGGCTCTACGACCCGGCCCTGAGCAAGGCCAACCACGCCCGGGCGGTGGAGCGCTGGTCCTGGATCCTCGACCGCATGGTCGACACCGGCGCGCTGACGAAGGCCGAGCGCGCCCGCTACAAGGAGTTCCCCGAGCCGCTGAAGCGGGCGCCCGGGTTCGACACCGGCAAGCAGAGCGACTACCTCGTGGAACTGGCCGCCCAGTACGCCAAGAAGGCGGCGCACCTCTCGGAGCGGGAGTACGACCTCGGCGGCTACCAGATCTACACGACCTTCGACCGCAAGCAGGAGACCGCGCTCACCGACGCCGTGGACAAGGCCCGCAAGAAGGCGCGCAAGGGCGACCCGGCCAAGGCGAAGTCCCTGCACTTCGGCGCCTCCTCGGTGGCCACCGACGGGCGCATCCTCGCCGTCCACGGCGGCCCCGACCACCGCGAGCAGGGCTACAACGAGTCGAACGCGACCACCGTCCCCGCCGGTTCGGCCTTCCTGCCGTTCGTCTACGCCGCCGCCCTGGAACACGGCGTGCACCCGACCCGCGACGGAGCCGCCGCCGAGGTCACCCCCCAGACGCTGTACGACGGGGACGACGGCATCGCCGTCAGGACGCCCGAGGGCCCCTACTGGGACCGCGGCGGCAAGCAGGTCACCTCCCACAACGACGGCCGGAAGTCCTACGGGCGGATCGGCCTGGGCCGGGCGCTCGCCCTGTCGGTGAACACGCCGTTCATGCAGCTCGGCATGGACACCGGCCTGGACAAGGTGCGGGACACCGCCCAGCGGGCGGGCCTGCTCCCCTCCAGCTTCGGCCCGCAGGTGCCCGCGATGTCGCTGGGCAGTGCCACGCCCAGCGCGATCCGCATGGCGAGCGGATACGCCACATTCGCAGCCGCGGGCAAGCACGTCGAGCCGTACTCGGTGGCCCGGATCACCCGTAACGGCTCCAAGGTTCCGCTCACCAGGCCCGGGTCCCGTCGGGCGATGAAGGCGAGCGTGGCCGGGGCGGTCCAGTCCGCCCTCACGGACGCCTTCCGCACCGCCCGCCCGGGGGCGGTCACGACCGCCCCGGTGGCCGGGAAGGCCGGCACCACGCAGAACGACACCGCCGCCTGGTACGTCGGCACGGCCAACTCCGTGTCGACGGCCGTGGTGGCCTACCGCATCGACCTCACCAAGAGCCTCGAACCCCTGCCACTGGACGGGATCGCGGGCTCCCCCGGCGACAGCGTCCCGTACCGCATCTGGTCCGGTGCCCGCGGCATCGGCTGACCCCCGAGTCCGGCACCGCCGCCCCCTACCGCTTTTCCCCCCCTCGCAGAATGAGCCGCGTATGAAACAGCCGTCCGGCCGCCGCCGCCGACCCCGCGCATCGCGCCGCACCACACCCCCGGGGGTGCTGACGCTCGCGGCCCTCCTCGTCGTCGCGTCCCTGGTCGGGGGCTATCTGGCCCTGACCCGCTCGGACCCCACCGCGCCGACCGCCTCCTCCGGGGCCCGCAAGGGGGCCTCCCCGAAGCCGGACCAGGAGCCCCGGTGGGACGGCCGGACGAAGGTCCTCGGGGACGGCTCCACCTCCTACACCGGCCCGCAGAAGGGGCAGTTGAAGCCGGTACCGCTCAAGCCGGGCCAGAAGCCACCCCAGTTCGTGGTCTTCTCCTGGGACGGCGCGCTGCAGGGCGACGACGGGCTCTTCTCGCACTACCGGGAGCTGGCCGCCGAGTACGACGCCCACATGACCTTCTTCCTCACCGGCATCTACCTGCTGCCCAAGGCCAAGAAGGAGCTCTACTCCCCGCCCCAGCACACCAAGGGCTCGGCGGCCATCAGCTTCGCCACCGACGAGCACATCCGCACCACCCTGGAGCAACTCGGCAAGGCGTGGCAGGGCGGCAACGAGATCGGCACCCACTTCAACGGCCACTTCTGCGGCGAGAAGGGCGGCGGCGACTGGAGCGTCGCGGAGTGGAAGAGCGAGATCGACCAGTTCTACGCGTTCACCGAGAAGTGGAAGACCAACACCGGCTTCCAGGACGTCGACCCGCTGCCGTTCGACATCAGGAAGGAGGTCACCGGCGGGCGGGCGCCCTGCCTGGAAGGCCAGAAGAACCTGCTGAAGGCCGCCAAGGACTACAAGTGGCGCTACGACGCCAGCTCCGCGGGCGACTTCCAGATATGGCCCGTCAAGAAGGACGGCATCTGGGACTTCCCGCTGCAGATGCTCCCGTACGAGGGCGGCAAGTACCAGGGCCTCTCGATGGACTTCAACTTCCTCTACAACCAGTCCGAGGGCGAGACCGAGGGCGACCCGGCGAAGTACCCCGAGTGGGAGCAGGAGACCGTCGCCTCCTACATGTCCGGCTTCAACCGCGTGTACTACGGCAGCCGGGCCCCGCTGTTCATCGGCAACCACTTCGAGGACTGGAACGGCGGCATCTACATGCGGGCCGTCGACCAGGTCGTCAAGGACATCTGCACGAAGAAGGACGTCAAGTGCGTGTCCTTCAGGGAACTGGCCGACTGGCTCGACGTGCAGAAGCCCGAGACCCTCCAGCGGCTGCGCGGCCTGGACCCGGCGCAGTCGCCCGACTGGTCCACCGTCGTGAAGTGATCAGGTCCGAAAGTAACCCGCGCAACACCCTTCACAGCAGCCGCACATTCCATGCAAAGATCTGCTACCCCGGCAACCCTTTGGCCGGGGCAAGAGGGGAAACACCAGTGAAATCAAGGAAACTGAGCGGGACGCGGCGTCGCGTCACGATACTCGGGGCCGCGGCGACCTCGGTCGTCGCGGGAGTCGCCCTGCTGCCCAACTGGAGCGCGGGCGCGGCCGTCAGCGACGATCCGACGGTGGACGCGCGGACCAAGGCCACCTTCCAGCGGCTGGCGGACGCGGTCTTCACCGACCGCACCAACGCCCTGGTCGACGGCGGGCGGGCCGACGCGGACAAGCCGCTGACCGACGGCTTCTCCGGCGACGTCGCGCTGTCCTCCGGCACGGCCCGCACCGAGGACGCCACCCTGTCCGAGCTGGGGCAGCGCAAGGAGCAGTTGGCGAAGGCCGGCGAGACGTACGGCAAGGCCAGCACCACCGTCACCCTGAACGCCACGCGCGTGACGGGCCGTACGGCCAAGGCGGACGTCACCGAGACCACGACGCTGACCTACGCCCGGGCTCGCGGCAACGCGCCCAAGACCACCGGCTTCCAGGCCCGGCACGAGCTGACCTTCAAGGCCGACCGGCAGGGCGACTGGCGGCTGACCGGCATCCGCGACACCGACCAGGGCGGTCTCGCGGTGAACACGCTCTCCAAGCCGGCCCCGGTCAAGGCGACCACCGCCGCCGACAACACCACGCCGAACGCCCCGCGCGCGGCGATCACCCGCAACCCGGCCGCCGCCCCCAAGACCGCCACGACGTACGACTACAAGGCCATGGCGGCCTACGCCGAGAAGTACTGGAACGTCTACAACAAGGACTACCCGGACTTCAGCGGGCACGGCGCCGGCGGCGACTGCACCAACTTCGTCAGCCAGTCCCTGAAGGCGGGCGGCTGGAAGCACGCCCCCGGCTACGTGTACGACTACACCAAGTGGTTCGGCAACGCCGACATCCAGTCCGACTCCTTCGTCGGCGTCAACGAGTGGTCCTGGTTCGCCCAGAACTCCAAGCGGACCACGCCGCTCGCCAACGTCTTCCAGATGGAGGTCGGCGACGTCCTCCAGATGGACTTCGACCGGGACGGGTCCAAGGACCACACGATGATCGTCACGTACAAGAGCGGCGGTGTGCCGTACGTGACCTACCACTCCAACAACACCCTCCGCAGGTCGGTGGCGAGCCTCGTCGCGTCGTACCCGAACGCGTACTACTACGCCTACCGCACCTGAGACCGGGCGGGGGCCGGGCTCAGTGTCCGGCCCCGCGCTCCTCGCGGATCTCGGAGACCACGTGGGCCACTGACCGGCGGACCGCTTCCGTCTCCGTGAGGAAGTGCCAGTAGTCGGGGTGGCGGCCCTCCAGGGTGGCGACGGCGCGGTCCAGGCGGGCCACGGCGTCGTCCAGGGGGCGGGCGTGGCGCGGGTCGGGGGTGTTGCGGCCGGCCATGGCGAGGCGCTGGGCGTCGCGGATGGCGAAGCGGGTGCGGTCGATCTCCTGCTGGGGGTCCTTCTGCACGGCGTTCAGCCGGTGCAGCCGGTCACCGGCGGCCGAGACGGCCTCGTCGATGCCGTTCAGCAGGGCCCGTACGGTCGACAGCAGGGCCGTGGCGTCGGCCCAGCGCTGTGCGCCGCGGGCGGTCTGGGCCTCGGCCAGTTTCGCCTCGGCCTGGCGGACGTTCTCTGCGGCGGCGTCGGGGACGTGCTGCAGGTCCTGCCAGCAGGCCGCGGCGAAGCGGCGGCGCAGTTCGCTCAGGGTCGGTTCGACCTGCTCGGAGCGGGTGGTGAGGGCTTGGGCGCGGGTGCGCAGGGAGACGAGGCGGTGGTCGATCTCGGCGGCGCGGTCCGGCAGCCGCTCGGCCTCGACGCGGACCGCCTCCGCCTCGCGGGTGACCCGCTCGGCGCGCTCCAGGGTCTGCGGGACGCCGTGCTGTCCGGCGCCCTGGTTCAGCTTGGTGAGCTCCGGGGAGAGGGCGGCGAGCCGGGCGGCGAGGTCGTCCGCCGTCAGACCGGACGCCCGGACGGAGTCGAGGGCGTTGGAGGCGGCGAGCAGGGCCTGGCGGGCCCGTTCGACCGCGGGGGC
Protein-coding regions in this window:
- a CDS encoding transglycosylase domain-containing protein, translated to MQLKVPDSVAADETMMLRVVGAASTDRGDTAADAVKDGSASDGSRRRRRAPRPSPLTRLNATAPGLARLATRVAAEARRLRPRYPHADRTGWRRWAPSWRQWLGAAATLTGLSVVLLGSAYAATDIPENLNTYATQQDNVYFWSDGTPMARTGWVRRQAMPLKDIPEDVRGAVLAAENASFYSDPGISFSGLTRAVWRTLGQGDTQGGSTITQQYVKNVYLNQDRSVGRKFTEAMLALKLDNEMSKDDILEGYLNTSWFGRGTYGIQRAAQAYYGKDVGELDAGEAAFLASLLKGAGLYDPALSKANHARAVERWSWILDRMVDTGALTKAERARYKEFPEPLKRAPGFDTGKQSDYLVELAAQYAKKAAHLSEREYDLGGYQIYTTFDRKQETALTDAVDKARKKARKGDPAKAKSLHFGASSVATDGRILAVHGGPDHREQGYNESNATTVPAGSAFLPFVYAAALEHGVHPTRDGAAAEVTPQTLYDGDDGIAVRTPEGPYWDRGGKQVTSHNDGRKSYGRIGLGRALALSVNTPFMQLGMDTGLDKVRDTAQRAGLLPSSFGPQVPAMSLGSATPSAIRMASGYATFAAAGKHVEPYSVARITRNGSKVPLTRPGSRRAMKASVAGAVQSALTDAFRTARPGAVTTAPVAGKAGTTQNDTAAWYVGTANSVSTAVVAYRIDLTKSLEPLPLDGIAGSPGDSVPYRIWSGARGIG
- a CDS encoding amidase domain-containing protein, coding for MKSRKLSGTRRRVTILGAAATSVVAGVALLPNWSAGAAVSDDPTVDARTKATFQRLADAVFTDRTNALVDGGRADADKPLTDGFSGDVALSSGTARTEDATLSELGQRKEQLAKAGETYGKASTTVTLNATRVTGRTAKADVTETTTLTYARARGNAPKTTGFQARHELTFKADRQGDWRLTGIRDTDQGGLAVNTLSKPAPVKATTAADNTTPNAPRAAITRNPAAAPKTATTYDYKAMAAYAEKYWNVYNKDYPDFSGHGAGGDCTNFVSQSLKAGGWKHAPGYVYDYTKWFGNADIQSDSFVGVNEWSWFAQNSKRTTPLANVFQMEVGDVLQMDFDRDGSKDHTMIVTYKSGGVPYVTYHSNNTLRRSVASLVASYPNAYYYAYRT